The DNA region TTACGGACTTCATTGGCCACCACGGCGAATCCCTTGCCGTCTTCCCCGGCTCTGGCCGCCTCAATGGCCGCGTTTAAGGCAAGCAGATTGGTTTGGTTCGCGATTTCCGTAATGAGGGATACAACCTCCCCGATCTCGCTCGATTTCTCGCCTAAAGAGTGAATCACATGGGATGTAGCTTCAACCCGGTCATGTACCACACTCATTTGTTCCACCGTTTGCTGAATCACTTCATTGCCCTTCATCGTTTCCTGATTTGCGCTTACTGCCGCCTCGGCAACCGCCTGGATCGAATAGGCGACCTGCTCCATGCCTTTTGATATTTCGCTTACGACTTCATTGGCGTCATTTGCGGTTTTGACCTGCTGTTCCGCTCCGACCGCGACTTCCTGGGCGGAAAGCGCGATTTGTTCGGTGGCTTTGGAGGTTTGCTGCGCGCTTGCGTTTAATTCTTCGGATGAAGTCGCCACCTGCCCGGAGCTGTTCGACACATGGCGAATCAGTTCCCTGAGGTTGGCGGTCATCGTGTTGAAACCCTGCGCCAGTCTTCCGACTTCGTCTTTATTTTTGACAACCAGCGGCTCCATCGTTAAATCGCCGTTGGATACCTTTTCCACTTGACCGGCCATGACGGAGATCGGTTTCACGATCGAGCTGACGAACAACCATGCGGCGGCCGCGCCGATGACCATAGAGATGGCCAGGGTAATGATCAGAACCCGAAGCACCTCGTTGGCTCCCTGATTAAACTCGCTCATATAAGCCCCCGAACCTACAATCCACCCCCAGTTTTCGTCCATTTCCACATACGAAATCTTAGCTTCGTCATGGCCGGATAATGGATTGTTCCATATGTATGTAAAAAAACCCCCGCCTTTCGCGCCAAGTTCAGTAAGCGTCTTGCCCATATGAACGCCGTCTTTGGTCACGACCGTATTCAAATCCGACCCTTCGTTGGCGGGATTCATTACGGAAACGCCATTTTTGTCGACCGCATACAAGTACCCGCTTTGACCGACCACGTATTTTGGGTTAATCGGCCGTTTGTTGTCGGAGCCTTTGGGCCCGAGAATCTCTTCGCGAAACATATCCTGCGCTTGCTCAAGCGTTAAATGTCCCGCTTTGACCTCTTTGTCCAAGTTGTTGATCATGGCGATGCTCAAATTAACGCTGTGTTTCAGCTGCGCCCGGCCCGACGCATCCAACTGCTGCTTGGAGATGTTAAAAGCCAGGAAGCCAAGCAAAAGGGAGGGAACGGCCAATAGTAAAAGACAAATTAAAAGAAATTTGGGGCGTAAAGCGTTCATGCGGAAAGTTTTCATGATAGCGGTATCTCCTTTTGTGATATTTTCGCCATTATACTACGTATTTCGACATATCCATATATAAAATTTAGGGTATTCAAAATCGAGTAGGAGAGGGTGACTAACCCCCGTCCTCTCACACCACCGTACATGCGGGTCCGCATACGGCGGTTCCAAAAGGTTAACAAAGCTCCAGGTAACGAGAAAGCAAACTCTTCAGCCCTTTCACTTCCCAGTAGGAAGTCGGAAGGGCGTTATTTGTGTTTCGAGACATTTCCCATGCACCCCGGCGGGAGTTTGCCATAACATAGCAGGCCCATTCTGGGACTCCGAGTGCCCGAAGTTCACGAATTCGGGTGCGTACCCGCTTCCATTGTTTCCATAGGCACATTCGAAGTCTTCTTCGAATCCACTGGTCGAATCTTTCACAGTGGCTCTTCGCCGATGCGATTCGGAAATATCCAATCCATCCCATGAGGTAACGGTTCAGTCTAGATATACGTTCCTCCATGGAGACTGATTGGGTACGGTTTGTCAACTCCCGGATCTTCTCTTTAAATCGAGAGATTGTCTTGGGAGCCAATCGAATCGTCGCCTGTTTATTCGACAGGAAACTAAAGCCAAGAAACTTCCGGTTCCATGGCCTGTCCACTGCACTTTTGTCCCGATTCACTTTCAGTTTCAACTTTCCTTCCACAAATCGTGTGACCGATTCCATGACTCGTTCACCTGCTCGCCTGCTCGCTACAAAGATGTTGCAGTCGTCCGCGTAACGAACAAACCGCAGCCCCCTCTTTGTCAGTTCTTTATCCAAATCATCGAGTAAGATGTTTGCCAGAAGCGGACTTAGCGGACCGCCTTGCGGAGTTCCCTCGTCCGTCTTCTGGCAGATGCCACCTTCCATCATTCCGGCTTCCAAGTAGGCCCGAATCAGCTTCAAGACTCGCTTGTCTGTCACTCTCCTTGCCACTCTTGCCATGAGAATGTCGTGGTTCACCCGGTCAAAGAACTTTTCCAAATCCATATCTACGACCCATCGCAGACCGCTTTGGATATATCGCTGGGCTTGCTTCACGGCATCGTGTGCTCTCTTCCCCGGTCTAAAGCCGTAGCTGTACCAAGAGAAGGGGGCATCGAAAATCGGGTTCATCACTTGCAGAAGTGCTTGTTGGAGGAAGCGGTCCATCACGGTCGGGATACCGAGCAGCCTTACACCGCCTCCGGGTTTGGGGATTTTCACCCGTCTGACAGGTATCGGTCTGTACGTTCCCGTTAGGAGTTCATCTTTCACCGTTTCCCAGCGTGTGTTCAGGTAAGCCTGTAGCCCCGCTACCGTTACTCGGTCTACACCGGGGGCACCTCCGTTTTGTACCACTCGCTTATAGGCGAGCCTGAGGTTCTCCCCTTCGAGCATTCGCTCCAACAAGTCGTTACTTGCCTCGTGAGAGGAAGGATCGATTTGTGCCGATGAAGAACTCGGCGCTCCAACATACCCTGACGGCTTCACCGCTTCTCTTTGTTGGCAGCTCCCTTTTGGGATATTCGGCTGTCTTTGCTCTTCACGCGAACGCATCGGTTTCCTCTCTCCTTTCGGTTCGGCCC from Paenibacillus macerans includes:
- a CDS encoding methyl-accepting chemotaxis protein produces the protein MKTFRMNALRPKFLLICLLLLAVPSLLLGFLAFNISKQQLDASGRAQLKHSVNLSIAMINNLDKEVKAGHLTLEQAQDMFREEILGPKGSDNKRPINPKYVVGQSGYLYAVDKNGVSVMNPANEGSDLNTVVTKDGVHMGKTLTELGAKGGGFFTYIWNNPLSGHDEAKISYVEMDENWGWIVGSGAYMSEFNQGANEVLRVLIITLAISMVIGAAAAWLFVSSIVKPISVMAGQVEKVSNGDLTMEPLVVKNKDEVGRLAQGFNTMTANLRELIRHVSNSSGQVATSSEELNASAQQTSKATEQIALSAQEVAVGAEQQVKTANDANEVVSEISKGMEQVAYSIQAVAEAAVSANQETMKGNEVIQQTVEQMSVVHDRVEATSHVIHSLGEKSSEIGEVVSLITEIANQTNLLALNAAIEAARAGEDGKGFAVVANEVRKLAGQSSAATEKIRAIIQDIQNETRDAVTAIQEGTQAVDEGMKRAQQTGNSFRTITKMIEEVSSQSQEVSAIVQEVSASSQNMVAMIEAVALISEQSAGNSQSTAAASEEQLASMEEITASATTLATMAEELQSLVAKFKV
- the ltrA gene encoding group II intron reverse transcriptase/maturase; the encoded protein is MRSREEQRQPNIPKGSCQQREAVKPSGYVGAPSSSSAQIDPSSHEASNDLLERMLEGENLRLAYKRVVQNGGAPGVDRVTVAGLQAYLNTRWETVKDELLTGTYRPIPVRRVKIPKPGGGVRLLGIPTVMDRFLQQALLQVMNPIFDAPFSWYSYGFRPGKRAHDAVKQAQRYIQSGLRWVVDMDLEKFFDRVNHDILMARVARRVTDKRVLKLIRAYLEAGMMEGGICQKTDEGTPQGGPLSPLLANILLDDLDKELTKRGLRFVRYADDCNIFVASRRAGERVMESVTRFVEGKLKLKVNRDKSAVDRPWNRKFLGFSFLSNKQATIRLAPKTISRFKEKIRELTNRTQSVSMEERISRLNRYLMGWIGYFRIASAKSHCERFDQWIRRRLRMCLWKQWKRVRTRIRELRALGVPEWACYVMANSRRGAWEMSRNTNNALPTSYWEVKGLKSLLSRYLELC